In one window of Candidatus Neomarinimicrobiota bacterium DNA:
- a CDS encoding glycerophosphodiester phosphodiesterase: protein MFVGFIIFLVLYFYHNTWSPKNVNIFYKSSPLYIAHRGAPNSEPENTIPSFLSAVNAGLTAIELDVVSTQDGVVVCSHNFDLERKTSAEGYIDKTTFENIKSQTRLIAKLEDVFTIVPKHVIVNIEIKTRNLWDLKTVKEAVRLINKYKISDRTILSSFNPIVLLMTHILNRSIYTAFIVWEKKWIWLIDWIHPDFLHPDYGLVSKDLIRYTKERNMGLNVWTVNSKPGISWLDEIGVDGIITDRPKFCKI, encoded by the coding sequence ATGTTTGTAGGTTTTATTATATTTTTAGTACTTTATTTTTATCACAACACATGGAGCCCCAAAAACGTAAATATTTTTTATAAGTCAAGCCCCCTTTACATTGCCCACCGAGGAGCGCCGAACAGCGAACCGGAAAACACCATCCCATCTTTTTTATCCGCCGTTAACGCAGGATTGACCGCCATTGAATTAGACGTTGTTAGTACGCAGGATGGGGTGGTTGTGTGTTCACATAATTTTGACCTTGAGCGAAAAACTTCTGCCGAGGGATATATTGATAAAACGACATTTGAAAATATAAAATCTCAAACAAGGCTTATTGCAAAATTAGAGGATGTTTTTACAATCGTTCCGAAACATGTAATTGTAAACATAGAAATTAAAACAAGAAATTTGTGGGATTTGAAAACCGTCAAAGAAGCCGTACGCCTAATCAATAAATATAAAATATCAGACAGAACGATACTTTCCTCATTTAATCCTATTGTTCTTCTAATGACCCACATATTAAATAGAAGCATTTATACTGCCTTTATTGTTTGGGAAAAGAAATGGATTTGGCTAATAGATTGGATACACCCGGACTTCCTTCACCCGGACTATGGATTGGTAAGTAAAGATTTAATACGATATACCAAAGAAAGAAACATGGGACTAAATGTTTGGACTGTAAATAGCAAGCCGGGGATTAGTTGGCTAGATGAAATTGGTGTTGATGGTATAATCACCGACCGACCCAAATTTTGCAAGATATAA